In a genomic window of Spirosoma agri:
- a CDS encoding GntR family transcriptional regulator: MDFRDKQAIYLQIADYVCEKILLGQWPPGDRIPSVRDLGVELEVNPNTVVRTYDFLQQKSIIFNKRGIGYFAADDANDRIIAHRREQFLETELPVFFRTMYLLNIDLKEIEQRYDSFVKAEFN, from the coding sequence ATGGATTTTCGCGATAAACAGGCCATCTATTTACAAATCGCCGATTACGTCTGCGAGAAGATTTTACTGGGGCAATGGCCGCCGGGTGACCGAATACCGTCCGTTCGGGATTTGGGCGTGGAGCTGGAGGTGAACCCCAACACCGTTGTTCGAACCTACGATTTTTTGCAGCAAAAGAGCATCATTTTCAACAAGCGCGGCATTGGTTATTTTGCCGCCGACGATGCCAATGACCGCATTATTGCGCACCGGCGCGAGCAGTTTCTGGAAACGGAACTACCTGTTTTCTTCCGCACCATGTACCTACTGAACATCGATCTGAAAGAAATCGAGCAACGATACGACAGCTTTGTCAAGGCTGAATTCAACTAA
- a CDS encoding ABC transporter ATP-binding protein codes for MVDLTNLTFGYNRKKLIFQDLTLSLKSGTIYGLLGKNGAGKSSLLRLMGGLLYPLAGQVNVVGFEPRKRQPAFLQELYFIPEEIYLPAVTLQTYIDTMGPFYPKFSESQFRRYLTDFDVPQDQKLTAMSYGQKKKVIISFGLATNTRLLIMDEPTNGLDIPSKGQFRKIVATAVDSDRLMLISTHQVRDLDNLIDAVIILDESEILLNHSLADIADRLLFDTVSVLAGTSGVLYAEPSLRGQAVVMENPTQEDSKVDLERLFNTVVSNRERIKTLFY; via the coding sequence ATGGTTGACCTTACCAACCTGACGTTCGGGTACAATCGAAAAAAACTGATTTTTCAGGACCTTACGCTGTCGCTAAAATCCGGCACGATCTACGGCTTGCTGGGAAAAAATGGGGCGGGAAAATCGAGCCTGCTGCGGCTTATGGGCGGTCTGCTTTACCCACTGGCCGGCCAAGTGAACGTGGTGGGCTTCGAACCCCGGAAACGGCAACCCGCTTTCTTGCAGGAGCTGTATTTTATTCCGGAAGAGATTTATCTGCCCGCCGTGACGCTTCAAACCTACATCGACACGATGGGACCGTTCTATCCGAAATTCAGTGAGTCGCAGTTTCGGCGTTACCTGACCGATTTTGACGTACCTCAGGACCAGAAGCTAACCGCTATGTCGTATGGGCAGAAGAAGAAGGTCATCATCAGCTTTGGCCTGGCAACCAACACCCGCCTGCTGATCATGGACGAGCCAACCAACGGCCTCGATATTCCATCGAAAGGGCAGTTTCGGAAGATTGTTGCTACTGCCGTCGACTCGGACCGGTTGATGCTGATTTCGACCCACCAAGTACGCGACCTAGACAACCTGATCGATGCGGTCATTATCTTGGACGAAAGCGAAATTCTGCTCAACCACTCTCTGGCCGACATTGCCGACCGGCTTCTGTTCGACACGGTATCGGTGCTGGCAGGAACGAGTGGTGTTCTTTACGCCGAGCCGTCGCTACGGGGGCAGGCCGTTGTCATGGAAAATCCAACCCAGGAAGACAGTAAGGTCGATCTCGAACGACTATTCAACACCGTAGTGAGCAACCGGGAGCGCATCAAAACTCTTTTCTATTAA
- a CDS encoding sensor histidine kinase: MMFVKGVYLFIFLLFLSVTAVGQSPGPTFQKLSTKDGLLSNFVSGVATDAEGYLWVATRRGLCRYDGYTFRKIPENESGYVRSISRLPDNALAVYWNNIGLCLVDPTRQSVTTIDSVQFNDADPVNDHFDNLFTDSRGNLWSSSYGLVRRYEISTKKRFQYPVKGADQNGDRNHFFEDKQHRLWILSELGLSEFDYKRNTIRGVLGPEASVESQRKAIPFSAIAEDNAGNLWLGSPRIGLFRYQPATNALTHYPFSEVILSMAFVVDASGATTLWLGCDNGLRIFQPALETITTVADLTRQGVSVQQIVPDTRNGLVWLATSDGLWSYRSGIPTIQAIRLPETIVPQAVVVKAILPESSDTFWLGLSQTGALRWHRPTNTFQLFRYPTNAATNTLSWVNGRLWAATDQGIFQLTGRGFQSIRLPARFSSARIQKVLADKCQRLWVLHSTEGVQVFDLNSLRPVTLWDEQKARQLWSVNQYHDIAESPDGRIWLAAWYPKSFGMIWYNERERRLQELADFNNHKQFVGDYFTRVSVGQDGRMLFSGGGGVNSTDANGKIDSLRSVYSGLSPELADDQCFGVAEDTKGRIWIGTGEGLHTFDPATRRIRRFTEVDGLLSDDVTNGFALTWNDLLLVGQQNGFDLIDINRLHQPMPLPALAISSMQVNGQYRPVDLAKPLSLATAENDLRLTFTTLTFRPVSTVHFRYKLNEHADWINLGTVNEINLTNLKSGDYTLVVQNGDDTGRWNSDGVTIQFNIAPAWYETGLFRGLVLLALLGVLYGFYRLRIGQERRRSELTRQRAEAETRALRAQMNPHFIFNCMNTIDAYILTNRPDAASVFLQKFSRLVRQVLENSRETLIPVAQELETLTLYIELEEERADHRFSHTFSIGPGVQSCLMPPLLLQPFVENAILHGLRHKTNGPGLLLITIQQTGNQLYCRVEDNGIGRTKSATMQAPRMAKPYQSLGSTVTTERVDSLQILYGSEASCTITDQNPADGTGTVVNIKLPLLTT; the protein is encoded by the coding sequence ATGATGTTCGTTAAAGGCGTTTATCTGTTCATTTTCCTGCTGTTTCTGTCCGTAACCGCCGTTGGCCAATCGCCCGGCCCAACGTTCCAGAAACTAAGCACAAAAGATGGACTGCTCTCCAACTTCGTCTCGGGCGTCGCAACCGATGCGGAAGGGTATCTGTGGGTTGCCACCCGGCGCGGACTCTGTCGTTATGACGGGTACACGTTCCGGAAGATTCCCGAGAACGAATCCGGCTATGTCAGAAGTATCAGCCGCTTACCCGATAATGCGCTGGCCGTGTACTGGAATAACATCGGTCTGTGCCTCGTCGATCCCACCCGCCAGTCGGTTACAACCATCGATTCCGTTCAGTTTAATGATGCCGATCCGGTCAATGATCACTTCGATAATCTCTTCACCGATTCACGCGGCAATCTCTGGTCGAGTAGCTACGGCCTAGTCCGTCGATACGAAATCAGTACCAAAAAACGGTTCCAGTATCCGGTCAAAGGGGCCGATCAAAACGGTGACCGAAATCATTTTTTTGAAGATAAGCAACATCGGCTCTGGATCTTGAGCGAGCTTGGGCTGAGTGAGTTCGATTACAAACGCAACACCATACGCGGTGTCTTAGGCCCGGAAGCCAGCGTCGAAAGTCAGCGCAAGGCAATCCCTTTTTCGGCCATTGCCGAAGACAACGCTGGCAACTTGTGGCTGGGAAGCCCCCGAATTGGTTTGTTCCGATATCAACCCGCAACAAACGCACTGACTCATTACCCTTTTTCAGAGGTCATTCTGAGCATGGCTTTTGTGGTCGATGCATCAGGCGCCACTACGCTCTGGTTGGGCTGCGACAATGGACTACGCATTTTCCAGCCCGCTCTGGAAACGATCACAACCGTAGCGGATCTGACCAGACAGGGTGTTTCTGTCCAGCAGATCGTCCCTGACACCCGCAACGGCCTTGTCTGGCTTGCCACCAGCGATGGTCTGTGGTCGTATCGGTCCGGCATTCCTACCATTCAGGCCATTCGCCTACCCGAAACCATCGTTCCCCAGGCAGTCGTTGTCAAAGCGATCTTACCAGAATCCAGCGATACGTTCTGGCTCGGTCTGTCGCAAACGGGTGCGTTGCGATGGCATCGGCCGACCAATACGTTTCAGCTTTTCCGATACCCGACCAATGCCGCAACCAACACGCTTTCGTGGGTAAACGGGCGACTTTGGGCCGCAACGGATCAGGGCATTTTTCAACTGACCGGGCGGGGTTTTCAATCGATTCGACTGCCCGCCCGGTTCTCATCCGCTCGTATTCAGAAAGTGCTCGCCGATAAGTGCCAACGACTCTGGGTGCTGCACAGTACAGAAGGTGTGCAGGTTTTTGATCTCAACTCATTACGCCCGGTTACCCTTTGGGATGAGCAGAAAGCGCGTCAATTGTGGTCTGTCAATCAGTATCACGACATAGCCGAATCGCCCGATGGTCGAATCTGGTTAGCTGCCTGGTACCCGAAAAGCTTTGGCATGATCTGGTACAACGAACGCGAACGGCGGTTGCAGGAACTGGCTGATTTTAACAACCATAAACAGTTTGTGGGCGATTATTTCACCAGGGTATCGGTGGGACAGGATGGTCGAATGTTGTTTTCAGGCGGTGGTGGTGTCAACAGTACGGATGCCAATGGAAAAATCGACTCCCTACGATCGGTCTACAGTGGTCTATCTCCTGAGTTGGCCGACGATCAGTGCTTTGGTGTAGCCGAGGATACGAAAGGCCGAATCTGGATCGGTACGGGCGAGGGTTTACACACCTTCGACCCGGCAACTCGGCGAATCCGACGCTTTACGGAAGTAGACGGGTTGCTCAGCGACGATGTTACCAATGGCTTTGCGCTGACCTGGAATGATTTATTGCTCGTGGGCCAGCAGAACGGGTTCGATCTGATCGACATCAATCGGCTGCACCAGCCAATGCCTTTGCCCGCGCTGGCGATCTCTAGCATGCAGGTCAATGGCCAGTACAGACCTGTCGATCTGGCGAAACCGTTGTCTCTGGCCACTGCGGAAAATGACCTGCGGCTTACGTTTACGACACTGACTTTCAGACCCGTAAGCACTGTTCATTTCCGCTACAAGCTAAACGAACACGCCGACTGGATCAATCTGGGCACCGTCAACGAAATCAACCTGACCAACCTAAAATCGGGCGATTATACACTGGTTGTTCAGAATGGCGATGATACGGGGCGATGGAATTCGGATGGTGTTACGATCCAGTTCAACATTGCACCAGCCTGGTACGAAACCGGGCTGTTCAGAGGGTTGGTGTTACTCGCGTTACTGGGCGTTTTGTACGGATTTTACCGGTTGCGCATCGGTCAGGAACGTCGGCGTAGTGAGTTGACCCGCCAGCGGGCCGAAGCAGAAACGCGGGCATTACGCGCCCAGATGAATCCGCATTTTATCTTCAACTGCATGAACACCATCGACGCCTACATTCTGACCAATCGACCCGATGCGGCTTCGGTTTTCTTGCAAAAATTCTCCCGGCTGGTGCGTCAAGTGCTGGAAAATTCCCGCGAAACGCTGATTCCGGTTGCACAGGAACTCGAAACGCTAACGCTGTATATCGAACTGGAAGAAGAACGCGCCGATCACAGGTTCAGTCATACGTTCTCGATTGGGCCCGGCGTTCAATCGTGCCTGATGCCTCCGCTGCTGCTGCAACCCTTTGTCGAGAACGCCATTCTGCACGGACTGCGCCATAAAACCAACGGACCAGGGCTACTACTCATCACGATCCAGCAAACGGGTAATCAACTCTACTGCCGGGTTGAAGACAATGGTATTGGCCGGACAAAATCGGCTACGATGCAGGCCCCAAGAATGGCCAAACCGTATCAGTCACTGGGCAGTACGGTTACAACCGAGCGCGTCGATTCATTGCAGATTCTCTACGGCTCCGAAGCCAGCTGCACCATTACGGACCAGAATCCCGCTGACGGAACCGGAACTGTAGTCAACATTAAATTACCCCTTCTAACTACGTAA
- a CDS encoding LytR/AlgR family response regulator transcription factor, which translates to MRCLIVDDEPLAHAILSDYIRKVPFLELVGATTSPIDALSRVQLGEVDLVFLDIQMPELTGIQFLKLVERAVGGNKCRVILTTAYSDYALEGYEHDVVDYLLKPVSFERFYRAVQKLFPKNEPTTPAVVDPAPDDSRNPTPSPAAIPSGSAPKEFIFVKTEYRLQRVSLPDILYCEGLKDYVSLYTIGDGSQPERMLTLQTMKSLEEKLPDNQFIRVHKSYIVAVNRIESIERNRIYIGKAVIPIGDTYRDAFYRIIES; encoded by the coding sequence ATGCGCTGTCTGATTGTTGATGACGAACCGTTGGCTCACGCCATTTTGAGCGACTACATTCGTAAAGTACCGTTTCTTGAGTTGGTTGGTGCAACGACCAGCCCCATCGACGCCTTATCGCGGGTTCAGCTGGGCGAAGTTGACCTCGTCTTTCTCGATATTCAGATGCCGGAACTGACCGGCATTCAGTTCCTGAAACTGGTTGAACGCGCGGTCGGTGGCAACAAATGCCGGGTTATCCTGACCACAGCCTATTCCGACTATGCGCTGGAAGGCTACGAACACGATGTGGTCGATTATCTGCTCAAACCGGTTTCTTTCGAGCGTTTTTACCGGGCCGTACAAAAATTATTTCCAAAGAACGAGCCTACGACGCCCGCCGTTGTTGACCCCGCTCCCGACGACAGCCGCAATCCAACGCCCAGCCCCGCAGCCATACCATCGGGCAGTGCCCCCAAGGAGTTCATTTTTGTCAAGACCGAATACCGGTTGCAGCGGGTTAGCCTGCCCGATATTTTGTACTGCGAAGGGTTGAAAGATTACGTATCGCTGTACACGATCGGCGACGGTTCACAGCCAGAACGTATGCTAACTCTACAGACCATGAAGAGTCTGGAAGAAAAACTTCCCGACAATCAGTTCATTCGGGTACATAAATCTTATATTGTTGCCGTAAATCGCATCGAATCCATTGAGCGAAACCGGATTTACATCGGGAAAGCCGTCATTCCGATTGGCGATACCTACCGGGACGCTTTTTACCGGATTATCGAAAGCTGA
- a CDS encoding sensor histidine kinase — protein sequence MAALQLPAFLNNRAFVRNLLYLLIWCTMLVMNAYEPKKQSLEFDALEFSFSASFWLTVWFEHAVVLTRYLNRQKLVWAVVGSIAALGCFVGIRYGLEQVLYWYLFGFTNYNPDVPLLYYTRDNLYYALPAVGLGFAFKIVEDWLAHQQERSELVSERNAAELAFLKSQVNPHFLFNTLNNIYSLAYTKSDAAPGAILKLSELMRYMLYDSNGQGHSSTAGPSGRVSLGKEVAYLKNFVELEKLRVVNANVEFNIEGNVDLFRIEPLLLVSFVENAFKHGDLSDPAHPLIIELSVRTGKLRFDTLNKKAKRQTDSVGGIGLINVRRRLELLYPKQHTLHITDESTSYASSLELTL from the coding sequence ATGGCCGCCCTACAACTGCCCGCTTTTCTGAACAACCGCGCCTTCGTTCGTAACCTGTTATACCTGTTGATCTGGTGTACGATGCTCGTAATGAATGCGTACGAGCCGAAGAAACAATCACTGGAGTTCGATGCGCTGGAATTCTCGTTCAGCGCGTCCTTCTGGTTGACGGTCTGGTTCGAACACGCCGTTGTGCTCACGCGCTACCTGAACCGGCAAAAACTGGTCTGGGCAGTAGTCGGATCGATAGCCGCACTCGGGTGCTTTGTGGGCATACGGTATGGACTGGAACAGGTTCTTTACTGGTATTTGTTTGGCTTTACCAACTACAATCCAGACGTTCCCCTACTTTATTACACCAGAGATAATCTTTACTATGCCCTGCCAGCGGTGGGTCTTGGCTTTGCGTTCAAAATTGTGGAAGACTGGCTGGCGCATCAGCAGGAACGCTCGGAACTGGTCAGTGAGCGAAACGCGGCTGAACTGGCTTTTCTGAAATCGCAGGTGAACCCGCATTTCCTGTTCAATACGCTTAATAACATCTACTCGCTGGCCTATACCAAATCGGACGCGGCACCGGGGGCTATTCTGAAGCTGTCCGAACTGATGCGCTATATGCTCTACGACAGCAATGGGCAAGGCCACTCCTCCACGGCGGGCCCGTCCGGGCGGGTGTCGCTGGGCAAAGAGGTTGCGTATCTGAAAAACTTCGTTGAACTCGAAAAATTACGCGTCGTGAATGCCAACGTCGAATTCAACATTGAGGGAAACGTCGATTTGTTTCGTATTGAGCCGCTGCTGCTGGTGTCGTTCGTGGAGAACGCGTTTAAACACGGCGACTTGAGCGATCCGGCGCATCCGCTGATCATTGAGTTGAGCGTACGAACTGGTAAATTGCGATTCGATACGTTAAACAAAAAAGCGAAGCGTCAGACGGATAGCGTTGGTGGTATTGGCCTGATCAACGTCCGCCGTCGGCTGGAACTGCTCTATCCAAAGCAACATACGCTGCATATCACCGACGAATCGACTAGTTACGCGTCTTCGCTGGAGTTGACGCTGTGA
- a CDS encoding DUF5694 domain-containing protein, whose product MKTIITTVLLIASVLAGFAQSKRADQPIEILFIGTSHDYGKKPVEKFDYVNDKIRAFRPDAFFGEFLSAADYDAIPNYWNKANVEKRIAYIRDLDYPMPANREKLIATSYKALKQNPNYHQNRMRLTNALVQQHDFANAQYQLYQLMQRKQAFGDEEKATFTKALGPIDSLHRLGYRTTSEYYYILFPMMNELKIDKLMSMDSQRHDLDWQGAWERADTLVKLFEAQVEKDSTSAEALAYKALNQRTRVLNKLANAAERDGMATKFYNSPEGDEYLNIVNFYGAHRLFGVKGFPEKEVTEMLNYWKMRNQDMSQNIVSRARAAGVKRLVVGVGANHRKMIVDLLRATPGVTVHELNSYQP is encoded by the coding sequence ATGAAAACGATTATAACTACTGTACTCCTGATCGCTTCGGTACTCGCTGGCTTTGCCCAATCAAAACGTGCCGACCAGCCGATTGAGATCCTGTTCATCGGAACATCCCATGATTACGGCAAAAAACCGGTTGAGAAATTCGACTATGTGAACGATAAGATCCGCGCGTTTCGGCCTGATGCGTTCTTTGGTGAGTTTCTGTCAGCGGCTGATTATGACGCCATTCCGAATTACTGGAATAAGGCCAATGTAGAGAAGCGCATTGCGTACATCCGTGATCTTGACTACCCGATGCCGGCTAACCGGGAGAAGCTGATTGCAACGTCATACAAAGCCTTGAAGCAAAATCCGAATTACCATCAGAATCGGATGCGACTCACCAATGCCTTGGTGCAGCAACACGATTTTGCCAATGCACAGTATCAGCTTTATCAATTGATGCAGCGCAAACAGGCGTTTGGGGACGAAGAGAAGGCCACCTTTACCAAAGCCTTAGGTCCGATCGATTCGCTGCATCGGCTGGGGTATCGCACCACCAGCGAATACTACTACATTCTCTTTCCCATGATGAACGAATTGAAAATCGACAAACTGATGTCGATGGATTCGCAGCGGCATGATCTGGATTGGCAGGGTGCGTGGGAGCGGGCTGATACGCTGGTTAAGCTATTCGAAGCGCAGGTCGAGAAGGATTCAACGTCGGCTGAAGCACTGGCCTACAAGGCACTCAACCAGCGTACCCGTGTGCTGAACAAACTGGCCAATGCAGCCGAGCGCGATGGCATGGCTACCAAATTTTACAATTCACCCGAAGGTGACGAATACCTGAACATCGTGAATTTCTACGGCGCTCATCGGCTGTTCGGTGTGAAAGGGTTTCCGGAAAAGGAAGTGACCGAAATGTTAAACTACTGGAAAATGCGAAACCAGGATATGAGTCAGAATATTGTGAGCCGGGCGCGGGCGGCTGGTGTAAAACGACTGGTCGTGGGTGTGGGCGCTAACCACCGCAAAATGATCGTCGATCTTCTACGGGCTACACCCGGCGTAACGGTCCACGAACTTAATAGCTACCAGCCGTAG
- a CDS encoding outer membrane beta-barrel protein encodes MKTFKHLLTTALVAASTAVFAQTTVVISTDSVAKPRRTVERITSDFSIYVGFNNLGGSLPAGYDLRPIGSRFVALAWQKRIPLITNGSTKLRLVTGPEIAWNNFMFEGRNTLTEQNNQLIVEPANVDLRKSKLVTTQLNLPVILNLRFKSGLTLGAGAYVGMRLDSYTKVKPEGGSAVRTHGSFNLNPVRWGLTSELGYRGSAKLFFRYEPNSPFRAGEGPDASVWSVGLKL; translated from the coding sequence ATGAAAACGTTCAAACACCTCCTGACTACCGCTTTAGTTGCTGCTTCGACCGCCGTATTCGCCCAGACAACCGTCGTAATTTCTACCGATTCGGTTGCGAAACCACGCAGAACCGTCGAGCGCATCACCTCCGATTTCAGCATCTACGTAGGGTTCAATAACCTCGGTGGTTCATTGCCTGCTGGCTACGATTTGCGCCCCATCGGTTCGCGCTTTGTTGCGCTGGCCTGGCAGAAACGTATTCCCCTGATCACAAATGGTTCGACGAAATTACGGCTGGTAACCGGTCCGGAAATTGCCTGGAATAATTTCATGTTCGAAGGACGCAACACGCTGACCGAGCAAAACAACCAACTTATCGTTGAACCGGCCAACGTCGATCTACGCAAATCGAAACTCGTAACGACTCAGCTCAATTTGCCCGTCATTCTGAACCTGCGGTTCAAATCGGGTTTGACCTTGGGGGCCGGAGCGTATGTCGGCATGCGGCTGGATAGTTACACGAAAGTGAAACCCGAAGGTGGATCAGCCGTTCGGACTCACGGATCGTTCAACCTGAATCCCGTTCGTTGGGGATTAACCAGTGAGCTTGGCTATCGCGGTAGCGCAAAACTGTTCTTCCGTTACGAGCCAAACAGCCCCTTCCGTGCCGGCGAAGGTCCTGATGCAAGCGTATGGTCGGTTGGGTTGAAATTGTAA
- a CDS encoding outer membrane beta-barrel protein, whose amino-acid sequence MKTTLYALPLLLLTITTSFGQVLTRGNVSGQVNTVAGKPLEFATMMLVKAKDSTLVKGAISEATGKYVFEHIGAGQYRVAAQQIGFRKTYSDAFAIDETHPTVELPALALAEESRNLTEVNVVAKKPFIEQQVDRTVVNVENSIVSSGNTALEVLEKAPGVTIDRQNDQIQLKGKSGVIVYIDGKQTYLSQQEVANLLKNTPSDNIATIEIITNPGSKYDAAGNSGIINIKMKKNKNFGTNGTFIVGTGYGWVNNLNGVRDDLPKFNTSLNLNHREGKVNLFGNYSYTNRQSSQSNEINRSIPYNGKTTYFDQYSFRPNTFVGHSYKAGLDYFVSKKSTVGVLVNGFTNDWRSAGLNNTFISDENRQLTSKPATKTDARQYLSNVTGNINYKYEFDGKGREWTADADYVHYGGEGTNNLSTTYSNGANEMIRPNQDVRNGMPSTINIVAFKTDYVHPLKNGSKFEAGLKSSFVNADNNTIYDTLQQETKLWLFDASRSNQFKYDENINAAYMNYAGNLDKKTKLQVGLRAEHTHSTGTSVTLNQTVDRNYLNLFPTLFLSRQLDSTNTLNLSYSRRIQRPDYQNLNPFVFYLDPYTYQQGNPFLRPQYTNSIELTHVYKSAISTTLGFSRTTDFINGETPRQIPAENITYVTPENLGSLDNINLTVSFPVDITKWWKMQNNVSAYYTHYQTFYSGTPYEVKLVTFNAYTSNNITLSKTLSAEISAWYNSASQYGFYRARPMGAFSLGIQKKILDGKGNIKMNINDPFWLNKFNGVAMVQDINFRVSSQWESRRIMLTFTYRFGNQNVKTARQRNSATSAEQSRVGGQN is encoded by the coding sequence ATGAAAACGACTTTATACGCTCTACCCTTATTACTGCTGACAATAACAACGTCGTTTGGGCAGGTCCTGACACGAGGCAACGTGAGCGGTCAGGTGAACACGGTGGCCGGTAAACCACTCGAATTTGCGACGATGATGCTCGTAAAAGCGAAAGACTCGACGCTCGTGAAAGGTGCGATCAGCGAGGCCACCGGTAAGTACGTGTTCGAACATATTGGAGCGGGCCAATATCGGGTAGCCGCTCAGCAAATCGGTTTCCGCAAAACATACAGTGATGCATTCGCTATCGACGAAACGCATCCAACGGTCGAACTGCCTGCGCTGGCACTGGCGGAGGAGTCGAGAAACCTGACCGAAGTAAACGTGGTGGCCAAGAAGCCCTTCATCGAACAGCAGGTTGATCGCACCGTCGTGAACGTGGAGAATAGCATCGTTTCCAGTGGCAACACGGCGCTGGAAGTGCTGGAAAAAGCGCCGGGCGTAACCATCGACCGGCAGAACGATCAGATCCAGTTGAAAGGCAAATCGGGCGTTATTGTTTACATCGATGGTAAGCAGACGTACCTCTCACAACAGGAAGTCGCGAATCTGCTCAAGAACACGCCAAGTGATAACATTGCCACCATCGAGATCATTACTAATCCAGGCTCAAAATACGATGCTGCCGGCAATTCGGGGATCATCAATATCAAGATGAAGAAGAACAAGAATTTTGGCACGAACGGAACGTTCATCGTTGGAACCGGCTACGGCTGGGTGAATAACCTCAACGGTGTTCGCGACGACCTGCCGAAATTCAATACGTCGCTCAACCTGAACCACCGCGAAGGCAAAGTCAATCTGTTCGGAAACTACAGCTACACGAATCGGCAGAGTTCGCAGAGCAACGAGATCAATCGATCCATTCCGTACAACGGGAAAACGACGTACTTCGATCAATATTCGTTCCGGCCAAATACGTTCGTTGGACACTCCTACAAAGCGGGTCTCGACTATTTTGTCAGCAAGAAAAGTACGGTGGGGGTTCTGGTTAATGGTTTTACGAATGACTGGCGGTCGGCGGGTCTCAATAACACCTTCATCAGTGACGAAAATCGCCAGTTGACCAGCAAGCCCGCGACGAAAACCGATGCGCGCCAGTATCTGTCGAATGTGACGGGTAACATCAACTACAAATACGAATTTGACGGAAAGGGCCGCGAATGGACCGCCGATGCCGACTACGTTCACTACGGTGGTGAGGGCACGAACAATCTAAGCACAACCTATTCCAACGGTGCCAACGAGATGATTCGGCCTAATCAGGATGTTCGGAACGGTATGCCATCGACAATCAACATAGTGGCGTTCAAGACGGATTACGTGCATCCGCTCAAAAATGGCAGCAAGTTCGAAGCCGGTCTGAAAAGTAGCTTTGTGAACGCCGATAACAACACGATTTACGACACGCTTCAGCAGGAAACAAAACTGTGGTTGTTCGACGCCAGCCGGTCGAATCAGTTCAAATACGACGAAAATATCAACGCGGCTTACATGAATTACGCCGGAAATCTGGATAAGAAAACCAAGCTGCAAGTGGGTCTGCGGGCCGAACATACGCACTCAACGGGTACGTCGGTTACGCTTAATCAGACCGTTGACCGCAATTACCTGAATCTTTTCCCAACGCTGTTTCTGTCTCGGCAATTAGATTCGACCAATACGCTGAATCTGTCGTATAGCCGCCGGATTCAACGCCCTGACTACCAAAACCTGAATCCGTTTGTGTTCTATCTTGACCCGTACACGTATCAGCAGGGAAATCCGTTCCTGCGGCCTCAGTATACGAATTCGATCGAACTGACGCACGTTTACAAGAGCGCGATCTCAACGACACTGGGCTTCAGCCGGACGACGGATTTCATCAACGGTGAAACGCCCCGGCAGATTCCGGCAGAAAACATCACCTACGTAACACCCGAAAATCTGGGTTCGCTCGACAATATCAACCTGACTGTCAGCTTCCCCGTAGACATCACGAAATGGTGGAAAATGCAGAACAACGTGAGTGCCTATTACACACACTATCAGACCTTCTATTCGGGAACGCCTTACGAAGTGAAGTTAGTGACGTTCAACGCTTATACCTCGAACAATATTACGCTGAGCAAAACGCTCTCTGCCGAAATCTCAGCTTGGTATAACTCCGCGTCGCAATATGGTTTCTACAGAGCCCGGCCAATGGGCGCTTTCAGCCTGGGTATTCAGAAGAAAATACTGGACGGCAAAGGCAACATAAAAATGAACATCAACGACCCGTTCTGGCTCAACAAGTTTAACGGAGTTGCTATGGTACAGGACATCAACTTCCGGGTTAGTTCGCAGTGGGAGAGCCGTCGGATCATGCTGACATTCACCTATCGGTTCGGCAACCAGAACGTGAAAACGGCTCGTCAGCGTAATTCAGCTACATCGGCCGAACAAAGCCGGGTAGGGGGACAAAATTAG